The Lates calcarifer isolate ASB-BC8 linkage group LG14, TLL_Latcal_v3, whole genome shotgun sequence genome has a segment encoding these proteins:
- the badb gene encoding BCL2 associated agonist of cell death b gives MAANFTISDSESEASEEVEEGEMNQSSTEQEQQIPQRNTVTLPELRLPVPGRIRLNSESHASTASRDEGLQVRGEEEAGTPTEGAPFRGRSKSAPPALWAAKKYGQKLRRMSDEFDSLLDKGEMRRVKSATTTRQMHHSKSWWSYLFSHQETEGENNHHENHTHRTE, from the exons ATGGCTGCAAACTTCACTATTTCAGACAGTGAGTCAGAGGCTTcggaggaggtagaggagggaGAAATGAACCAATCATCAACTGAGCAAGAGCAGCAGATTCCTCAACGCAACACCGTCACCCTCCCTGAGCTCAGACTGCCAG TGCCCGGTCGAATCAGGCTGAACTCAGAGTCCCACGCTTCCACTGCCTCCAGAGACGAGGGGCTCCAGGTAAGGGGGGAAGAGGAAGCCGGGACGCCCACCGAGGGAGCTCCATTCCGGGGACGGTCCAAGTCAGCTCCCCCTGCGTTGTGGGCAGCTAAGAAATACGGACAGAAGCTCCGAAGGATGAGCGATGAGTTTGACAGCCTGCTAGACAAAGGG GAGATGAGGAGGGTGAAGAGCGCTACAACGACCAGACAGATGCACCACTCTAAAAGCTGGTGGAGCTACCTCTTTAGTCACCAGGAGACAGAAGGTGAAAACAACCACCACGAAAACCACACTCACCGCACTGAGTAG